The following coding sequences lie in one Pectobacterium sp. A5351 genomic window:
- the pyrC gene encoding dihydroorotase, with the protein MTAQPTILKIRRPDDWHIHLRDDRMLETVLPYTSRFFGRAIVMPNLTPPITSVASAIAYRQRILAAVPQGDDFHPLMTCYLTDTLDVKEIVNGFEQGVFTAAKLYPANATTNSSHGVTSVVNVSSILEKMQKMGMPLLIHGEVTDAAVDIFDREARFIETVLEPLRQDFPELKVVLEHITTKEAVQYVVEGNDYLAATITPQHLMFNRNHMLVGGVRPHLYCLPILKRNTHQQALREAVASGCERLFLGTDSAPHAKHRKESGCGCAGVFNAQAALSTYATVFEEMNALDKLEAFCSLNGPRFYGLPVNDSWIELHRETVTFPEAISLGNESLIPFLAGQSLNWSVR; encoded by the coding sequence ATGACCGCACAGCCCACTATTCTTAAAATCCGTCGCCCTGACGATTGGCACATTCACCTGCGTGACGATCGGATGCTGGAAACCGTTCTCCCCTATACCAGCCGTTTCTTTGGCCGTGCGATTGTTATGCCTAACCTGACACCGCCGATTACCAGCGTGGCCAGCGCTATCGCATATCGTCAACGTATTCTGGCCGCGGTTCCGCAAGGCGATGACTTTCACCCGTTGATGACGTGCTACCTGACCGATACGCTTGATGTCAAGGAAATCGTGAATGGCTTTGAGCAAGGCGTCTTTACCGCAGCCAAATTATACCCAGCCAACGCCACAACAAATTCCAGCCATGGGGTAACCAGCGTCGTCAATGTCTCCAGTATTCTGGAGAAAATGCAAAAAATGGGTATGCCGCTGCTCATCCACGGTGAAGTTACCGACGCTGCCGTTGATATTTTCGATCGGGAAGCGCGCTTCATCGAAACGGTGCTGGAGCCATTGCGCCAAGATTTCCCTGAACTGAAAGTCGTCCTTGAGCACATTACGACAAAAGAAGCGGTGCAGTATGTTGTTGAAGGTAATGATTATCTCGCCGCCACCATTACTCCACAGCACCTGATGTTTAACCGCAACCATATGCTGGTTGGTGGCGTTCGCCCTCACCTGTATTGCCTGCCGATCTTAAAACGCAATACCCATCAGCAGGCGCTACGTGAAGCCGTAGCCAGCGGCTGTGAACGCCTTTTCCTCGGTACTGACTCCGCGCCTCACGCAAAACACCGGAAAGAATCCGGCTGTGGCTGCGCCGGCGTGTTCAATGCCCAGGCGGCATTAAGTACCTACGCCACCGTTTTTGAAGAAATGAACGCGCTTGATAAACTCGAAGCCTTCTGCTCCCTGAACGGCCCACGTTTTTATGGCCTACCGGTGAACGACAGTTGGATTGAACTTCACCGTGAAACGGTCACGTTCCCGGAAGCAATCTCTCTCGGCAACGAGTCGCTTATCCCCTTCCTGGCGGGACAAAGCCTTAACTGGTCAGTCCGTTAA
- a CDS encoding Maf family protein → MQQIVLASTSPYRRALLEKLGLPFVCASPDIDETPHLGEDAVDLVIRLAESKARALATHYPNHLIIGSDQVCVLGNAITGKPHNKGNATRQLQQASGRCVSFFTGLALFNSATQEIQSIAEPFDVHFRTLTETEIDGYLEKEQPWNCAGSFKSEGLGIALFERLSGRDPNTLIGLPLIALIQMLQKEGVNPLTA, encoded by the coding sequence ATGCAGCAGATCGTTCTTGCCTCAACCTCACCGTATCGCCGGGCCTTATTAGAAAAGCTGGGCCTCCCCTTTGTTTGCGCGTCGCCGGACATCGATGAAACCCCTCACTTGGGTGAAGACGCCGTCGATCTCGTTATCCGCCTTGCTGAAAGCAAAGCCCGAGCGTTAGCCACGCACTACCCCAATCACCTGATTATCGGCTCCGATCAGGTGTGCGTTCTGGGGAATGCCATTACGGGAAAACCCCATAATAAGGGTAATGCAACACGACAGTTACAGCAGGCCAGCGGGAGATGCGTTTCCTTCTTTACCGGTTTAGCGCTTTTCAATAGTGCGACTCAGGAAATACAGAGCATCGCAGAGCCATTTGACGTGCATTTTAGAACGCTAACGGAAACGGAAATTGACGGCTATCTGGAGAAGGAACAGCCGTGGAACTGCGCGGGCAGCTTCAAAAGCGAAGGGCTGGGCATTGCCCTTTTTGAGCGATTATCCGGGCGCGATCCAAATACGCTCATTGGGTTGCCGCTGATTGCGCTGATTCAGATGCTACAAAAGGAAGGCGTGAATCCTTTGACAGCGTAA
- a CDS encoding putative quinol monooxygenase — protein sequence MEIRIVATIQAKAEFIEDVTATLKRVVAPSRQEAGNVQYDLHEVVDKAGSFVFFERWKDREALTSHEQSEHFNSLLAELDGKTDSVDIKLLNFLG from the coding sequence ATGGAAATTCGTATTGTCGCCACCATTCAGGCAAAAGCAGAGTTTATTGAAGACGTTACCGCAACGCTAAAACGCGTGGTGGCGCCCAGCCGACAGGAAGCAGGTAATGTGCAGTACGATCTGCATGAAGTCGTAGATAAAGCGGGTTCGTTTGTGTTCTTCGAGCGCTGGAAAGATCGAGAGGCTTTGACATCACATGAGCAGAGCGAGCACTTCAATAGCCTGTTGGCTGAACTGGATGGTAAAACGGACAGTGTAGATATCAAGCTATTAAATTTTTTAGGCTAA
- the rne gene encoding ribonuclease E, which produces MKRMLINATQQEELRVALVDGQRLYDLDIESPGHEQKKANIYKGKITRIEPSLEAAFVDYGAERHGFLPLKEIAREYFPSNYASHGRPNIKDVLREGQEVIVQVDKEERGNKGAALTTFISLAGSYLVLMPNNPRAGGISRRIEGDDRTELKEALGSLQLPDGMGLIVRTAGVGKSAEALQWDLAFRLKHWDAIKKAAEGRPAPFLIHQESNVIVRAFRDYLRPDIGEILIDNPKILDLAKEHISALGRPDFSSKIKLYSGEIPLFSHYQIESQIESAFQREVRLPSGGSIVIDTTEALTAIDINSARATRGGDIEETAFNTNLEAADEIARQLRLRDLGGLIVIDFIDMTPVRHQREVENRLRDSVRQDRARIQIGRISRFGLLEMSRQRLSPSLGESSHHVCPRCSGTGTIRDNESLSLSILRLIEEEALKENTKEVHAIVPVQIASYLLNEKRDAVNAIEKRQGGVRAIIVPHDGMQTPHYSVVRVRKGEEKPTLSYLLPQRLETETQQLQDEQTIERKQPEQPALATFSMAEMPEETAPSVAKATSAAAKPAEVAQPGLVSRLFSALKSVFASEPATKAADSVDDKKAEEEKSTEGQRPERRNSRRQGNNRRDRGSRDNRDNRDNREQRDDQRRNKRQNEDAVTDTRSAENAEKSSSEEQPRREPRAERQRRRQDDRRQVPAEAKVQPVIDDSDDNAAEDKPTQVMPRRQRRQLTQKVRVQSDAQQDTLSDSIAPVAAPSEQVQSYVKPSDAAVDNNEVDNEQSDANRANAENGGMPRRSRRSPRHLRVSGQRRRRYRDERYPSQSPMQLEFAAASPEMASGKVWVSYPVAQQAENQQQDENVAAIETPPLLPAVVEATVTTLADTAESNAVENMALAESVAQEDTVVTATAQSADVIQDSNVTNVEVSAADEETVVEPVTENTAIDDAIAAVAVNAVEEAKAADTALTAEDAQIAEPVAAASTVAETVVADDVATEAAAEDKQVDSIADATESADVAEPVSTPAGSAVQETNLPQTVQDEWANATSVQPIAEEPVLSVTKAATIAEQPRYKFHATAPMTKAPAPAYHAEPARQSDWVRPAYPFSGKGSAGGHAAVNQSTAPATKPTPVSE; this is translated from the coding sequence ATGAAAAGAATGTTAATTAACGCAACTCAGCAGGAAGAGTTGCGTGTTGCCTTGGTTGATGGTCAACGGCTGTATGATTTGGATATCGAAAGTCCGGGTCATGAGCAGAAGAAAGCAAATATCTACAAAGGTAAAATCACTCGTATCGAACCCAGTCTTGAAGCGGCTTTTGTTGATTACGGCGCAGAAAGACATGGTTTCCTCCCTCTTAAAGAAATCGCCCGCGAATACTTCCCCAGCAACTATGCTTCCCATGGTCGCCCTAACATTAAAGATGTGTTACGTGAAGGTCAGGAAGTCATTGTTCAGGTAGACAAAGAAGAGCGTGGCAACAAAGGTGCAGCGCTGACTACCTTTATCAGCCTGGCGGGTAGCTATCTGGTCTTAATGCCGAATAACCCGCGCGCCGGTGGAATATCCCGTCGCATCGAAGGTGACGATCGCACCGAGCTCAAAGAAGCTCTGGGGTCGCTGCAACTGCCCGATGGTATGGGTCTCATTGTTCGTACTGCTGGTGTGGGTAAATCCGCTGAAGCCCTACAATGGGATCTGGCTTTCCGTCTGAAACACTGGGACGCGATCAAAAAAGCCGCCGAAGGCCGCCCTGCACCATTCCTGATCCATCAGGAAAGTAACGTGATTGTTCGCGCCTTCCGTGACTATCTGCGCCCAGATATTGGCGAAATCCTGATCGATAATCCGAAAATTCTCGATCTGGCGAAAGAACACATTTCTGCGCTGGGTCGTCCTGATTTCAGCAGCAAAATCAAATTGTACAGTGGTGAAATCCCGCTTTTCAGCCACTATCAGATTGAATCGCAGATCGAGTCGGCTTTCCAGCGTGAGGTTCGCCTGCCGTCCGGCGGTTCTATCGTTATCGATACCACCGAAGCGCTGACGGCGATTGATATCAACTCCGCCCGTGCAACGCGCGGTGGCGATATTGAAGAAACGGCGTTTAATACCAACCTTGAAGCCGCAGACGAAATTGCTCGCCAATTGCGCCTGCGTGACCTCGGTGGCCTGATCGTTATCGACTTCATCGATATGACTCCGGTTCGTCACCAGCGCGAAGTTGAAAACCGCCTGCGTGACTCCGTGCGTCAGGATCGCGCGCGTATTCAGATCGGTCGAATTTCCCGCTTCGGTCTGCTGGAGATGTCGCGTCAGCGTCTGAGCCCTTCACTGGGTGAATCCAGCCACCACGTCTGCCCACGCTGTAGCGGTACAGGCACGATTCGTGACAATGAATCACTTTCACTGTCTATTCTTCGTCTGATTGAAGAAGAAGCGCTGAAAGAAAATACCAAAGAAGTCCACGCGATTGTTCCGGTCCAGATTGCATCTTATCTGCTGAACGAGAAGCGTGACGCCGTTAACGCCATTGAGAAACGTCAAGGCGGCGTGCGCGCGATCATCGTGCCACACGACGGTATGCAGACACCGCACTACTCCGTTGTTCGCGTCCGTAAAGGCGAAGAGAAACCAACGCTCAGCTATTTGCTGCCTCAGCGTTTGGAAACGGAAACGCAGCAACTGCAAGACGAACAAACGATCGAGCGTAAACAGCCTGAGCAACCCGCTTTAGCAACGTTTAGCATGGCTGAAATGCCAGAGGAAACCGCACCGTCGGTAGCTAAAGCGACGTCTGCTGCGGCGAAACCTGCGGAAGTCGCTCAGCCGGGCCTCGTTAGCCGTTTGTTCAGCGCCTTAAAAAGCGTCTTTGCTTCCGAGCCTGCGACAAAAGCAGCGGATAGCGTTGACGATAAGAAGGCCGAAGAAGAGAAATCCACTGAAGGTCAGCGCCCTGAACGCCGGAACTCACGCCGTCAGGGTAATAATCGCCGCGATCGTGGCTCTCGTGACAATCGTGACAATCGTGACAATCGTGAACAGCGTGATGATCAGCGCCGTAATAAGCGACAAAACGAGGACGCGGTTACTGACACCCGGTCAGCGGAAAATGCGGAGAAATCAAGTTCGGAAGAACAGCCGCGTCGCGAACCACGTGCTGAACGTCAGCGTCGTCGTCAAGATGATCGTCGTCAAGTTCCGGCTGAGGCAAAAGTACAGCCAGTTATTGATGATTCCGATGACAATGCAGCAGAGGACAAACCGACTCAGGTTATGCCGCGTCGCCAGCGCCGTCAGTTGACACAGAAAGTACGCGTTCAGTCTGATGCGCAACAAGATACCCTCTCCGATAGCATAGCGCCTGTTGCGGCACCATCTGAGCAGGTTCAATCTTACGTCAAGCCTAGCGATGCTGCGGTAGACAATAACGAGGTCGATAACGAGCAAAGCGATGCTAATCGTGCCAATGCCGAGAATGGCGGTATGCCGCGTCGTTCACGTCGTTCGCCACGTCACCTTCGCGTCAGCGGCCAGCGCCGTCGCCGCTATCGTGATGAGCGTTACCCGTCTCAGTCACCAATGCAGTTGGAATTTGCCGCCGCATCACCGGAAATGGCATCAGGAAAAGTGTGGGTTAGCTATCCTGTTGCACAGCAGGCTGAAAACCAACAGCAGGACGAAAACGTTGCAGCGATTGAAACACCACCGCTGCTACCTGCCGTGGTTGAAGCCACAGTGACTACACTGGCCGATACAGCGGAATCCAACGCAGTGGAAAACATGGCGCTAGCTGAATCCGTCGCTCAGGAAGACACTGTTGTAACCGCAACAGCACAATCTGCCGACGTGATTCAGGATAGCAATGTCACAAATGTCGAGGTGAGTGCCGCAGACGAAGAAACTGTCGTCGAGCCCGTTACCGAGAACACCGCGATCGATGATGCTATCGCGGCGGTTGCCGTGAATGCCGTTGAGGAAGCAAAGGCTGCGGATACGGCACTGACTGCTGAAGATGCGCAGATCGCTGAACCTGTTGCTGCTGCAAGCACAGTCGCTGAAACGGTAGTGGCTGACGATGTCGCTACAGAAGCAGCAGCAGAAGACAAGCAGGTGGATAGCATTGCTGATGCAACCGAGAGCGCAGATGTGGCAGAACCCGTTTCTACTCCGGCGGGTTCTGCCGTACAGGAAACCAACCTGCCACAGACCGTTCAGGATGAATGGGCAAACGCGACCAGCGTACAGCCGATTGCGGAAGAACCTGTATTGAGCGTAACAAAAGCAGCAACTATTGCTGAGCAACCTCGCTATAAGTTCCATGCGACAGCGCCAATGACGAAAGCACCAGCGCCGGCATACCACGCGGAACCTGCCAGACAAAGCGATTGGGTTCGCCCTGCCTATCCGTTCTCTGGAAAAGGTTCAGCAGGTGGCCATGCCGCAGTTAATCAGTCAACTGCGCCAGCAACCAAGCCTACGCCAGTCAGCGAGTAA
- the rluC gene encoding 23S rRNA pseudouridine(955/2504/2580) synthase RluC, with protein MKTDNPSVQFVTISADEAGQRVDNFLHTHLKGVPKSMVYRILRKGEVRINKKRVKPEYKLLDGDVIRIPPVRQAERDETPVSASLGKVAALAECIIYEDDYLLVLNKPSGTAVHGGSGLSFGVIEGLRALRPEARFLELVHRLDRDTSGVLLVAKKRSALRSLHEQLRLKGMQKDYLALVRGQWQSHCKVVQAPLLKNILQSGERVVRVNSEGKPSETRFKVEERFEHATLVKASPVTGRTHQIRVHTQYAGHPIAFDDRYGDREFDEQLADTGLKRLFLHAQALRFEHPNTGETMRIEAPLDSGLRRCLQALRKTKA; from the coding sequence ATGAAAACAGATAATCCTTCAGTACAATTTGTGACGATCTCCGCAGATGAAGCGGGGCAGCGCGTCGATAACTTTTTGCATACCCACTTAAAGGGTGTGCCTAAAAGTATGGTTTACCGTATCTTGCGTAAAGGCGAGGTAAGGATAAATAAGAAACGGGTCAAGCCTGAGTATAAATTGCTCGACGGCGATGTCATTCGTATTCCGCCTGTTCGGCAGGCAGAACGTGATGAAACGCCTGTTTCTGCGAGTCTTGGTAAAGTCGCGGCGTTGGCCGAGTGCATTATTTACGAAGATGACTACCTGCTGGTGCTGAATAAGCCCTCGGGTACCGCTGTGCATGGCGGAAGCGGTCTGAGCTTCGGCGTGATTGAAGGGCTGCGTGCTTTACGCCCGGAAGCGCGTTTTCTGGAACTGGTACACCGCCTCGATCGCGATACGTCAGGTGTTTTGCTGGTGGCAAAAAAACGCTCGGCTTTGCGTTCTCTGCATGAACAGCTGCGGCTAAAAGGAATGCAAAAAGATTATCTGGCGCTGGTTCGCGGACAATGGCAATCCCACTGCAAGGTTGTTCAGGCGCCGCTGTTGAAAAATATTCTGCAAAGTGGTGAGCGTGTTGTGCGAGTTAACAGCGAAGGTAAGCCGTCGGAAACGCGCTTTAAGGTAGAAGAGCGTTTTGAGCATGCGACTTTGGTGAAAGCGAGTCCTGTCACCGGACGTACGCATCAAATTCGTGTACATACTCAGTATGCTGGACATCCGATAGCATTTGACGACCGTTACGGCGATCGCGAATTCGATGAACAACTGGCGGACACCGGTTTAAAACGTCTGTTCCTGCATGCGCAGGCGCTACGTTTTGAACACCCAAATACCGGTGAGACGATGAGAATTGAAGCGCCATTGGATAGCGGGCTGCGTCGCTGTCTTCAGGCGTTACGCAAGACAAAAGCATAA
- the yceD gene encoding 23S rRNA accumulation protein YceD, with translation MQKVKLPLTLDAVRTAQKRLDYVGIYSPEQVERVAESVVSVDSDVQASLSFNIDNQRLAVIDGNADVTVTLMCQRCGKPFEHQVHATFCFSPVVNDEQAEALPEAYEPIGVDEFGEVDLLAMIEDEIILMLPIAPVHDSEHCEVSEADMVFGQLPEEAEKPNPFAVLASLKRK, from the coding sequence ATGCAAAAGGTAAAATTACCCTTAACCCTTGATGCGGTCCGCACTGCTCAGAAGCGTTTAGACTATGTTGGTATCTATTCGCCGGAACAAGTAGAGCGTGTTGCCGAATCGGTGGTGAGTGTGGATAGTGATGTTCAGGCCTCTTTATCTTTCAATATTGATAATCAGCGTCTGGCAGTGATTGACGGTAACGCCGATGTTACGGTCACACTGATGTGTCAACGTTGCGGAAAGCCGTTTGAGCATCAAGTCCATGCGACATTCTGTTTTAGCCCGGTCGTCAATGATGAGCAGGCCGAAGCGTTACCGGAAGCGTATGAGCCGATCGGCGTTGATGAGTTTGGCGAAGTCGATCTGCTGGCAATGATTGAAGATGAAATTATTCTGATGTTGCCTATCGCCCCGGTGCATGATTCTGAACACTGTGAAGTGTCCGAAGCGGACATGGTGTTTGGTCAACTGCCTGAAGAGGCGGAAAAACCAAATCCGTTTGCCGTATTAGCCAGTTTAAAGCGTAAGTAA